In a genomic window of Lacrimispora sp. BS-2:
- a CDS encoding pyridoxamine 5'-phosphate oxidase family protein translates to MSDYERAMEVMKELFSKDCVFALATSNNIRPSLRMVDAYYEDGSFYVVTYAGSTKVKDLLVNKNVSLCSKGYCFEGSACLIGHPLALSNSHIREKLIQVFEPWYFKHNNEGDEAMCYVKIDLEHGFFYKDGTGYKVNYADRTAEVFPFIFDIVFPD, encoded by the coding sequence ATGAGTGATTATGAACGTGCAATGGAAGTAATGAAGGAATTGTTTTCAAAGGATTGTGTGTTTGCCCTGGCAACGTCAAACAACATAAGGCCGTCTTTAAGAATGGTTGATGCTTATTATGAAGACGGCTCATTTTATGTTGTCACATATGCCGGCTCTACCAAAGTAAAGGATCTGCTAGTAAATAAAAATGTCTCGCTTTGCAGCAAGGGGTATTGCTTTGAGGGCAGTGCCTGTCTGATCGGTCATCCTCTGGCTCTTTCCAATTCCCATATCCGTGAAAAACTCATACAGGTATTCGAGCCGTGGTATTTTAAACACAATAACGAAGGGGATGAAGCCATGTGCTATGTGAAGATTGATCTGGAACATGGCTTTTTTTATAAGGACGGAACGGGATATAAAGTAAATTATGCTGACCGGACGGCAGAGGTTTTCCCCTTTATTTTTGATATTGTGTTTCCGGATTAA
- a CDS encoding alpha/beta hydrolase, giving the protein MGYYITVEKNVNIYVEDLNPDCQNTILFLHGWPGSHKLFEYQFDVLPAMGFRCIGIDTRGFGNSDKPFCGYDYDRLADDVRAVIDVLNLKDITLAGHSTGGAIAIRYMARHSGYGVARLALFAAAAPSLIKRPNFPYGLDMDAVIQIINGTYADRPNMLNNFGDMFFFQHITQPFSQWFFQLGLQAAGWATAAIANTWIEEVLFSDLEAINVPTLIIHGIHDQVVPYILGEIQHQCIKNSRLESFEFSGHGVFYDQKDEFNKVLSEFAAGIC; this is encoded by the coding sequence ATGGGATATTATATAACCGTTGAAAAGAATGTAAACATTTACGTGGAGGATCTTAATCCGGACTGCCAAAATACAATTTTATTTCTTCATGGCTGGCCGGGAAGCCATAAGCTTTTTGAATATCAGTTTGATGTGCTTCCTGCCATGGGATTCCGTTGTATCGGCATCGATACAAGAGGATTTGGGAATTCCGATAAGCCGTTTTGCGGGTATGATTATGACAGGCTGGCAGATGATGTCAGAGCGGTTATCGATGTATTGAACCTAAAAGATATTACCCTGGCAGGGCATTCCACGGGAGGGGCCATTGCCATACGGTACATGGCAAGGCACAGCGGTTATGGAGTAGCAAGGCTTGCTTTATTCGCTGCAGCAGCACCAAGCCTTATTAAACGCCCGAATTTCCCTTATGGACTTGATATGGATGCAGTGATTCAAATCATTAATGGGACCTATGCGGACCGTCCTAACATGTTAAATAATTTCGGCGATATGTTTTTCTTCCAGCATATTACCCAGCCCTTCTCCCAGTGGTTCTTCCAGCTGGGCCTGCAGGCAGCAGGCTGGGCGACGGCAGCCATTGCAAATACCTGGATCGAAGAGGTATTATTTTCGGATCTGGAGGCAATCAATGTTCCAACCCTGATTATTCATGGGATCCATGATCAGGTTGTACCTTATATCCTGGGTGAGATCCAGCATCAATGCATTAAAAACTCCAGGCTGGAATCCTTTGAATTCAGCGGTCATGGCGTCTTTTATGACCAAAAGGATGAATTCAATAAGGTTCTGTCCGAATTTGCCGCCGGAATTTGTTAG
- a CDS encoding HAMP domain-containing methyl-accepting chemotaxis protein has protein sequence MKKQNTNAKDSGKEKGSLIKNLSIGKKLILGFGVILMIIMASTALSAMNTKNLGFQVERYYRYTVPNTNSTWTMRSSLASAQKYLLQAILDNDMQSVQNSLAKAQEEEESVSNALEAFVSNQSSNARDKDIAQLRDLLSKTKSAREEISGLIIASSKGNSTKAYESYKNNYSPAIDQAGEILSNISNIQLQFATSQKLEAQGYIKSAWFSLSLSLLISLLFTLFITMIIRKSILDPVKEIDLVYKEMSKGNLQAQVTYVSRDELGSMAENIRNTNAAITSYIRDITEKLNLLSQGDMRFSIDLDYVGDFAAIKNAIIKTVSSLNHTLIMIDVAAQQVSSGTEQVSAGAQQLAAGSTEQAASVEELSSAIASITEQASENSKNVIKATEYVDQTSHNVKNGGTHMKQLTKAMDNIGTFSDQITNITKVIEDIAFQTNILSLNAAIEAARAGTAGKGFSVVADEVRNLAAKSGQAAKQTAELIQNSVHAVQEGTEITQKTAQILEDIDKTTDFINDIVNQINLSASEQASSIEQIRIGLEQVSAVIQANAATAEENSASSEEMSAQANTLREEVDKFKLDTEQKPETEDTNKYEYETRTETSYDKY, from the coding sequence ATGAAAAAACAGAATACGAATGCCAAAGATTCCGGCAAAGAAAAAGGTTCTCTGATAAAAAACTTATCTATCGGCAAAAAGCTGATTCTAGGTTTTGGCGTAATACTTATGATAATCATGGCATCCACCGCCTTATCTGCAATGAACACGAAAAATCTCGGATTCCAGGTGGAACGCTATTACCGCTATACCGTACCAAACACAAACAGTACATGGACCATGAGATCCAGTCTGGCCTCGGCACAAAAATATCTTTTACAGGCAATTCTTGACAATGATATGCAGTCCGTACAGAATAGCCTGGCTAAGGCCCAGGAAGAGGAAGAAAGCGTTTCCAACGCATTGGAAGCCTTTGTCAGCAACCAGTCTTCCAACGCAAGAGATAAGGATATCGCGCAGCTGAGAGATTTGTTATCAAAGACCAAATCCGCAAGAGAAGAGATTTCAGGGCTGATTATTGCTTCCTCCAAAGGGAACAGCACTAAGGCCTATGAATCCTATAAAAACAATTATTCACCTGCCATTGATCAGGCCGGAGAAATCCTGTCAAACATTTCAAATATCCAGTTGCAGTTTGCCACTTCCCAAAAGCTGGAAGCGCAAGGCTACATAAAATCAGCATGGTTCTCCCTTTCTTTATCCCTGCTGATCTCCCTGCTGTTTACCCTTTTCATTACCATGATCATCAGAAAATCTATTTTGGATCCTGTGAAGGAAATTGATCTTGTTTACAAAGAAATGTCAAAAGGTAATTTACAGGCCCAGGTTACCTATGTAAGCAGGGATGAGCTTGGAAGCATGGCCGAAAATATCAGAAATACAAACGCAGCCATTACCTCCTATATCCGCGACATTACAGAAAAGCTGAACCTTCTGTCACAGGGAGATATGCGTTTTTCCATAGATTTAGACTATGTCGGAGACTTTGCAGCCATTAAAAATGCAATTATAAAAACAGTTTCTTCTTTAAACCATACTCTCATCATGATTGATGTTGCCGCTCAGCAGGTAAGTTCCGGAACAGAACAGGTATCGGCCGGAGCGCAGCAGCTGGCAGCCGGTTCCACGGAACAGGCCGCTTCCGTAGAGGAGCTTTCCTCCGCCATCGCCAGCATCACAGAACAGGCCTCAGAAAATTCAAAAAATGTTATAAAAGCAACCGAGTATGTAGACCAGACCAGCCATAACGTTAAAAACGGCGGTACTCATATGAAGCAGCTTACAAAAGCAATGGACAATATCGGCACCTTTTCCGATCAGATTACAAATATAACTAAGGTCATCGAGGATATTGCATTCCAGACCAATATCCTGTCCCTCAATGCTGCCATTGAAGCCGCCCGGGCAGGTACTGCTGGAAAAGGCTTCTCCGTAGTAGCTGATGAAGTCCGCAATCTTGCTGCAAAATCCGGGCAGGCTGCAAAACAGACAGCAGAACTGATACAAAATTCCGTACACGCGGTTCAGGAAGGCACTGAGATCACTCAGAAAACCGCGCAGATCCTGGAGGATATTGATAAAACCACCGACTTTATCAATGATATCGTCAATCAGATCAACTTATCGGCTTCCGAGCAGGCATCTTCCATTGAGCAGATCCGCATAGGATTAGAGCAGGTATCAGCGGTTATACAGGCAAACGCAGCAACTGCTGAGGAAAACTCAGCCTCCAGTGAGGAAATGAGCGCCCAGGCTAATACACTGCGGGAAGAAGTAGACAAATTCAAACTGGATACAGAACAAAAGCCAGAGACAGAAGATACAAATAAATACGAATATGAAACCAGGACAGAAACGTCCTATGACAAATATTAA
- a CDS encoding ABC transporter substrate-binding protein, whose translation MKRRKKWLAAMMAAVMSMTLAACGGSASTSGGTTAAGSTEAADTKAAADAKAPAEGGKTVITLWHAMGGVNGEATEALVKAFNESQNEIEVKSEYQGTYDDLITKLKAAMQSGNMPDVCQMYDIGTKFMTDSGYAIPVQDMFSTTNFDPSTVMDIITSYYTVDGKQMSMPFNVSTPMLYYNKDVFKAAGLDPDTPPKTFDEVLEFSRKIVESKAAPVGYAQAIYGWFFEQQIAGQGKFYANNENGRKEPATEVDFLNNGSGLKIFETWKKLMDSGYAANYGSTTADTQTAFFSGQTAMIIESTAILKNATASSDFEIGTGYLPKIDAAAADGGVIIGGASLWMMDNKDEAKKNAAWKFIEFTTTPESQSTWSMSTGYFAVNPKAYETPAMKDFIAQNPNFTTAINQLKDTPVSGYTAGVLSGVATESRKLFNEAMEKTYDGTYTPEQAVNFLAEKVNAAIANYNSSTK comes from the coding sequence ATGAAAAGAAGAAAAAAATGGCTGGCGGCAATGATGGCTGCAGTCATGTCCATGACTCTTGCCGCATGCGGAGGAAGTGCTTCCACTTCCGGGGGAACCACAGCGGCAGGCTCTACAGAAGCCGCTGACACCAAAGCTGCGGCAGATGCAAAGGCTCCTGCTGAAGGGGGAAAAACAGTCATCACCTTATGGCATGCCATGGGAGGCGTAAACGGAGAGGCAACCGAAGCTCTGGTTAAGGCCTTTAACGAATCCCAGAATGAAATCGAGGTAAAAAGTGAATACCAGGGAACCTATGACGACCTGATCACCAAGTTAAAAGCTGCCATGCAGAGCGGTAACATGCCGGATGTTTGCCAGATGTACGACATCGGCACAAAATTCATGACCGACAGCGGTTATGCCATACCGGTACAGGATATGTTTTCCACCACAAACTTTGATCCTTCCACCGTTATGGACATCATCACCAGCTACTATACCGTAGACGGAAAACAAATGTCCATGCCGTTTAACGTTTCCACTCCAATGCTTTACTACAACAAGGATGTTTTTAAAGCCGCCGGCTTAGACCCTGATACCCCGCCCAAGACATTTGACGAGGTCTTAGAATTCTCCAGGAAAATCGTGGAAAGCAAAGCAGCTCCTGTAGGCTATGCCCAGGCCATTTACGGCTGGTTCTTTGAACAGCAGATTGCAGGACAGGGAAAATTTTATGCAAACAATGAAAACGGGCGTAAAGAACCGGCTACTGAAGTCGATTTCTTAAACAACGGGTCAGGACTTAAGATTTTTGAAACCTGGAAAAAGCTTATGGATTCCGGATATGCGGCTAACTACGGCAGCACCACTGCTGATACCCAGACCGCATTCTTCTCCGGTCAGACTGCCATGATCATTGAATCCACGGCAATTCTTAAAAATGCTACGGCCAGCAGCGATTTTGAGATCGGGACCGGATATCTTCCAAAGATCGATGCAGCTGCTGCCGACGGCGGCGTGATCATCGGAGGCGCATCCCTGTGGATGATGGACAATAAGGATGAGGCGAAAAAGAACGCTGCCTGGAAGTTCATTGAGTTCACCACCACACCGGAATCCCAGTCCACATGGAGCATGTCCACCGGATACTTCGCAGTTAACCCAAAGGCTTATGAAACTCCCGCCATGAAGGATTTCATTGCCCAGAACCCCAACTTTACCACAGCCATCAACCAGTTAAAGGATACTCCTGTCAGCGGATACACCGCAGGCGTATTATCAGGAGTCGCTACCGAGTCCAGAAAGCTCTTTAACGAAGCAATGGAAAAGACCTATGACGGCACCTATACTCCGGAACAGGCAGTAAATTTCCTGGCCGAAAAAGTGAATGCTGCCATCGCAAATTATAATTCATCTACAAAGTAA
- a CDS encoding carbohydrate ABC transporter permease — protein sequence MKNKLAKYLLYALNILFAVIIISPVIYCFNVSMMTMKEVFSGGFWPRQLIPDNYIKALQLAPFFTFIKNSLIVSGTVTFGQIGTGALAAYAFSMMKFRGRNALFLLMLATMMIPSQAIIIANYLIICDLGLKNTYTALILPNVASAFAVFNMRQAFLQLPMEIKEAADIDGCSNFRFFCSIALPLVKPSMGALGIYIFLQSWNHYLWPLLVTDSVNMRTVQIGLGMLQGAESTDFRPVMAGSMIILIPSILAFILGQKQLISGLTSGSVKG from the coding sequence ATGAAAAACAAACTGGCAAAATATTTGCTTTATGCTTTAAACATCCTTTTTGCTGTCATCATCATCTCACCTGTTATCTATTGCTTTAACGTCAGCATGATGACTATGAAGGAAGTATTTTCCGGCGGCTTCTGGCCACGGCAGCTGATCCCGGATAATTACATAAAAGCCTTGCAGCTGGCCCCGTTTTTTACCTTTATCAAAAACTCCCTGATCGTGTCCGGTACGGTTACTTTTGGACAGATCGGCACCGGAGCTTTGGCGGCCTATGCATTTTCCATGATGAAATTCCGCGGCCGGAACGCCCTGTTCTTACTGATGCTTGCAACCATGATGATTCCCAGTCAGGCTATCATCATTGCAAACTACTTGATCATCTGTGACCTGGGGCTTAAGAACACCTATACGGCTCTGATCCTTCCTAACGTTGCTTCCGCTTTTGCGGTATTTAACATGAGGCAGGCGTTCCTTCAGCTTCCCATGGAGATAAAAGAGGCGGCGGACATTGACGGATGCAGCAACTTCCGTTTCTTCTGCTCCATTGCCCTTCCTCTTGTAAAACCCTCTATGGGCGCACTGGGCATCTACATATTCCTTCAAAGCTGGAATCATTATTTATGGCCCCTGCTTGTGACGGATTCTGTGAACATGAGAACCGTTCAGATCGGCCTTGGTATGCTTCAGGGTGCGGAATCCACGGACTTCCGCCCGGTCATGGCCGGTTCCATGATCATCCTGATCCCTTCCATCCTGGCCTTCATATTAGGGCAGAAACAATTGATTTCCGGCCTCACTTCAGGCTCTGTAAAAGGATAA
- a CDS encoding sugar ABC transporter permease: protein MKKKRLFRVIEPYLYLLPAMFFFTAFLFWPFLKTIWLSFAMTTPLGAVSSFVGLGNYLSIFTSQAFQNSLLVSFQYAAMTVFCSIVIGFVLAIISNENIKGKNLFRTIYALPMAISAAAASVVFMFIFHSSLGIINKVLGTHIGWLTDPKYALGAVTLVTVWMNIGLNFIFLTAALQSVPTDLYECAAIEGAGFYAKHRHITIPCISPTLFFLLIINVINALQAYAQVKMMTQGGPSGSTNVIVYQIYQEAFINSRFGMACAESIVLFIILMVLTLLQFKLEKKVTY from the coding sequence ATGAAAAAGAAGCGTCTTTTCCGGGTGATCGAACCTTATCTGTATTTATTGCCCGCCATGTTTTTCTTTACGGCCTTCCTGTTTTGGCCGTTCCTCAAAACCATTTGGCTCAGTTTTGCCATGACAACTCCCCTTGGGGCAGTTTCCTCCTTTGTAGGCCTTGGGAACTATCTTTCCATCTTTACCTCCCAGGCCTTTCAAAACAGCCTTCTGGTATCCTTTCAATACGCAGCCATGACCGTGTTCTGCTCCATTGTCATAGGGTTTGTCCTGGCAATCATAAGCAATGAAAACATTAAAGGGAAAAACTTATTCCGTACCATTTATGCCCTGCCCATGGCCATTTCCGCAGCGGCAGCTTCTGTTGTTTTTATGTTTATTTTCCACAGCAGTCTGGGAATTATCAATAAGGTTTTAGGAACCCACATTGGCTGGCTGACGGATCCTAAGTACGCGTTGGGTGCCGTCACCCTTGTGACCGTATGGATGAACATCGGATTAAACTTTATATTCCTTACCGCCGCTTTGCAGAGCGTTCCCACAGACCTGTATGAATGCGCAGCTATTGAAGGGGCCGGATTTTATGCCAAGCACAGGCACATCACCATCCCGTGCATATCACCTACCCTGTTTTTCCTTTTGATCATCAATGTCATCAACGCCCTTCAGGCTTATGCTCAGGTTAAGATGATGACCCAGGGCGGACCTTCGGGAAGCACCAACGTCATTGTGTACCAGATCTATCAGGAGGCCTTTATAAACAGCCGGTTCGGCATGGCTTGTGCAGAGTCCATCGTATTGTTTATAATCCTCATGGTTCTGACCTTGCTTCAATTTAAACTGGAAAAGAAGGTGACCTATTGA
- a CDS encoding cell wall-binding protein — translation MNCKKILSLVLAVTMTTGLNCMTSMAASRKKITTVNLTVTANIVPGGTISDQQAEITSKSNKIDVGEYEFTNSGFQWYENDVPRMEVKLYAQEGYYFSVTESGFTIDRGTFVKQAREDFSQTLTLTIDLPKVGEFTQAIESASWGSKTLAVWSPAAGAGSYEVKVYRDGKHTGGVKTAVGTSLDLAESMGKVGNYTFKVRPVNKQNAENKGDWVESSANYVDEVAAGQNRTFSQSGGGWNQDGTGWWYANNDGSYPANIWQNINGQWYFFNEKGYMVTGWIAWNGKQYFCDLAGGQMLVNTITPDGAKVGADGAKLP, via the coding sequence ATGAATTGTAAGAAAATCTTGTCACTGGTGCTCGCTGTGACTATGACAACAGGGCTTAACTGCATGACTTCCATGGCAGCATCCAGAAAGAAAATCACAACGGTGAACTTAACCGTCACTGCAAATATTGTACCGGGAGGCACGATATCTGACCAGCAGGCTGAGATAACGTCCAAGAGCAACAAGATTGATGTGGGAGAGTATGAATTTACCAACAGCGGCTTTCAGTGGTATGAGAACGATGTACCAAGAATGGAAGTAAAGCTGTATGCCCAGGAAGGATATTATTTTTCCGTAACAGAATCCGGTTTCACCATTGACAGAGGAACCTTTGTAAAGCAGGCAAGGGAAGATTTCAGCCAGACGCTGACGCTGACTATAGATCTTCCCAAGGTCGGTGAGTTTACCCAGGCCATAGAAAGTGCGTCATGGGGCTCTAAAACCCTGGCTGTCTGGAGTCCTGCAGCTGGAGCAGGAAGTTATGAAGTGAAGGTATACCGTGACGGAAAGCACACGGGAGGAGTAAAGACCGCCGTGGGAACGAGCCTGGATCTGGCTGAGTCCATGGGAAAGGTTGGAAACTATACCTTTAAGGTGCGGCCTGTCAATAAACAAAATGCTGAGAATAAAGGTGACTGGGTGGAGTCCTCCGCCAATTACGTTGATGAGGTGGCCGCAGGGCAAAACCGTACATTCAGCCAAAGCGGAGGCGGCTGGAATCAGGATGGAACCGGCTGGTGGTATGCAAACAACGACGGAAGCTATCCGGCTAACATCTGGCAGAATATCAATGGACAGTGGTATTTCTTCAATGAGAAGGGCTATATGGTTACAGGATGGATTGCCTGGAACGGGAAACAGTATTTCTGCGACCTTGCAGGCGGACAGATGCTGGTGAACACCATCACCCCTGATGGGGCTAAGGTTGGAGCCGACGGAGCGAAACTTCCGTAG
- a CDS encoding MBL fold metallo-hydrolase, with protein MAEKKIRKFYKRVLAAAAVLLVFCMAGCSPTASSFPLTQGQLGNETGTDLKVHFIDVGQGDSTLVEKDGHYMLIDAGERDQGETVASYLEKQGVKKLDYVIGTHPHSDHIGGLETVIRKFDVQKVFLPEKEHTTKVYERLLDAIADKNLKITLPEPGDSYTLGDAAFQIIAPNRDYGNDLNNWSIGLRLVYGNNSFVLCGDAEKDAEKDMVANGFPLKADVLKLSHHGSSTSSSESFMDQVDPEYGVISCGKNNDYGHPHKEVLNMLKKRNIKALRTDQLGTIVAVSDGSKVTFPEIKEGTGGDRTQNTAADQDYVINTNTKKFHLPDCKSAASMKEENRKTYKGSREELIQMGYEPCQSCNP; from the coding sequence ATGGCAGAAAAAAAGATAAGAAAATTTTATAAGCGGGTATTGGCGGCGGCGGCAGTCCTCCTGGTTTTTTGTATGGCAGGATGCAGCCCAACTGCAAGCTCTTTTCCATTAACCCAGGGACAATTGGGAAATGAGACGGGTACGGATCTAAAGGTGCATTTTATTGATGTGGGCCAGGGAGACAGCACCTTAGTAGAAAAAGACGGGCATTACATGCTGATAGACGCAGGAGAACGGGACCAGGGCGAGACAGTTGCTTCCTATCTGGAGAAGCAGGGAGTGAAGAAGCTGGATTACGTGATCGGGACCCATCCCCATTCTGACCATATCGGCGGGCTGGAGACAGTTATCCGGAAGTTTGATGTTCAAAAGGTATTTTTGCCGGAAAAAGAACATACCACAAAGGTTTATGAACGCCTGCTTGATGCGATAGCGGATAAAAATTTAAAAATCACCCTTCCTGAACCAGGGGACAGCTACACCTTAGGAGATGCAGCGTTCCAGATCATCGCTCCCAACAGGGATTATGGGAATGATCTGAATAATTGGTCCATAGGTCTGCGGCTGGTTTATGGAAATAACAGCTTTGTCTTATGCGGAGATGCAGAAAAAGATGCAGAAAAGGATATGGTGGCAAACGGCTTTCCTTTAAAGGCCGACGTGCTGAAGCTTTCCCATCATGGAAGTTCCACCTCATCATCCGAAAGCTTTATGGATCAGGTTGATCCGGAATATGGAGTGATTTCCTGCGGAAAGAACAATGATTATGGTCATCCTCACAAGGAAGTCCTGAATATGCTGAAAAAACGGAACATTAAGGCTTTGCGGACGGACCAGCTTGGAACCATAGTGGCAGTGAGTGACGGATCAAAGGTAACATTCCCGGAAATCAAGGAAGGAACTGGCGGAGACAGGACACAAAATACGGCAGCAGACCAGGATTATGTAATAAATACCAACACCAAAAAATTTCACCTGCCGGACTGCAAGTCGGCAGCTTCCATGAAGGAAGAGAACCGGAAGACCTATAAGGGCTCCAGAGAGGAACTGATACAGATGGGATATGAGCCGTGCCAAAGCTGCAACCCTTAG
- a CDS encoding DUF3006 domain-containing protein, which translates to MKYTIDRIGEKIVICEDENGDMVKVQAAALPEGVREGDILTEADGTWTLEKEETERRRQRIREKLRGLTE; encoded by the coding sequence ATGAAGTATACCATTGACAGAATCGGGGAAAAGATCGTTATCTGTGAGGATGAAAACGGAGATATGGTAAAGGTTCAGGCTGCCGCACTGCCTGAAGGCGTAAGAGAGGGAGATATCCTTACAGAGGCTGATGGGACGTGGACTCTTGAGAAAGAAGAGACGGAGAGGCGCAGGCAGAGGATACGGGAAAAGCTTAGAGGTCTGACAGAATAA
- a CDS encoding 3'-5' exonuclease: MENYIVLDLEWNQSAGGKEETVERLPFEIIEIGAVKLNEALEEVEEFKRLIKPQVYPELHEKILEVTHMDEKTLMEEGRNFEEAVKEFLMWCGEDAVFCTWGSMDLTELQRNIAYYGIPNPFPKPFLYYDVQKLYSLLYGDGRDRQSLDIAVLELQVMEERPFHRALDDAHYTGRVMNQMDFERVREYWSTDYYRLPENKEEEVYLVFPGYSKYISRPFDTKQDAIGDKTVTDLICCKCNRMLRKKIRWFSVNQKFYTALGCCPEHGNVKGKIRMRRTDDGRVYVVKTMRLVGEEDVREIYEKKEETRKRRVEKTKTRKHNKKKGDSPLS, encoded by the coding sequence ATGGAGAATTATATTGTACTGGATCTGGAATGGAACCAGAGTGCCGGAGGGAAGGAGGAGACGGTAGAACGCCTTCCCTTTGAAATCATAGAGATCGGGGCAGTAAAGCTAAATGAGGCCCTGGAAGAAGTAGAAGAATTTAAGCGGCTTATAAAACCTCAGGTTTATCCGGAGCTTCATGAAAAGATTTTAGAAGTGACCCACATGGATGAAAAGACCCTGATGGAAGAGGGCCGGAACTTTGAGGAAGCCGTAAAGGAATTCCTTATGTGGTGCGGAGAGGACGCTGTGTTCTGCACCTGGGGGTCCATGGACTTAACGGAGCTGCAGCGGAATATTGCTTATTATGGAATTCCAAATCCATTTCCCAAGCCCTTTCTCTACTATGATGTACAAAAGCTTTACAGCCTGCTTTATGGAGACGGCAGGGATAGGCAGTCCCTTGACATTGCAGTTTTAGAGCTGCAGGTCATGGAGGAACGGCCTTTTCACCGGGCCCTTGACGATGCCCATTATACCGGGCGGGTTATGAATCAAATGGATTTTGAAAGGGTCCGGGAATACTGGTCAACGGATTATTACCGTCTGCCGGAGAATAAAGAGGAAGAGGTATATCTGGTATTTCCCGGGTATTCCAAATACATCTCAAGGCCCTTTGATACAAAACAGGATGCCATTGGGGACAAAACCGTTACGGATTTAATCTGCTGCAAGTGCAACCGGATGCTGAGAAAAAAAATCAGATGGTTTTCCGTGAACCAGAAGTTTTACACGGCTCTTGGATGCTGTCCTGAGCATGGAAATGTAAAGGGCAAGATCCGCATGAGGCGGACCGATGACGGACGTGTCTACGTAGTTAAGACCATGAGGCTGGTGGGAGAGGAAGACGTCCGGGAGATTTACGAAAAAAAGGAAGAGACCAGAAAAAGACGGGTGGAAAAAACGAAAACCCGAAAGCATAATAAAAAGAAGGGGGATTCCCCCCTTTCCTAA
- a CDS encoding response regulator, which translates to MSKFTIVMIEDEKNICNFIESVLERHDYKVNTAYNGRDGLALINSLCPDVILLDLGLPDLDGIDIIKSVRSWTSIPIIVISARTQEHEKVAALDFGADDYITKPFGTSELLARIRTALRHGRPTVSTVDGSVIPTPYKNEYLFIDFAKRLVTLGGHKIHLTQIEYKLVSLLAENSGKVLTYDYIISHIWGPYADSNNQILRVNMAHIRRKIENNPAEPKYIFTEIGVGYRMKESEI; encoded by the coding sequence ATGAGTAAGTTTACAATCGTCATGATTGAAGACGAAAAGAATATCTGCAACTTTATTGAAAGCGTGTTGGAAAGACATGATTATAAAGTAAATACCGCCTATAACGGGCGGGATGGACTGGCTCTGATCAATTCCCTTTGCCCTGATGTGATTCTTTTGGACTTAGGGCTTCCTGATCTGGATGGAATCGATATCATTAAAAGCGTCCGAAGCTGGACTTCGATTCCCATTATAGTCATTTCCGCCAGGACCCAGGAGCATGAAAAAGTGGCTGCTCTTGATTTTGGCGCCGATGATTATATCACAAAGCCCTTTGGAACCAGTGAGCTTTTAGCCCGGATCCGCACTGCTTTGCGCCACGGAAGGCCTACCGTCAGTACCGTAGATGGTTCTGTCATACCTACCCCTTACAAGAATGAATACCTGTTTATTGATTTTGCCAAGCGCCTTGTCACACTTGGCGGACATAAGATTCATTTGACACAGATCGAATACAAGCTGGTTTCCCTTCTTGCGGAAAACTCCGGCAAGGTCCTGACCTATGACTACATTATCAGCCACATCTGGGGACCTTACGCAGACAGCAACAATCAGATTCTCCGCGTCAATATGGCCCATATCCGCAGAAAAATAGAAAACAATCCGGCAGAGCCAAAGTATATCTTCACGGAAATCGGGGTTGGATACCGAATGAAGGAAAGCGAGATTTAG